The following proteins are co-located in the Clostridiales bacterium genome:
- a CDS encoding acyl-CoA dehydrogenase — MNFHFTEEQRLLKEAFDDFVKQEIAPNAAKWDEEDYCPVELFPKIGELGILGIYVPEEYGGSGLGHVERVMALESIARHSPGVAMFVFTHQLGISAILDYGTEEQKKKYLPLLCSGEKIGGLATTEPGGGSDVAGQKTEAVLKDGKWHLNGRKCFITNSHVADYTILTAKTGVDDKGRGIFSAILVEKGTEGFAPGRKEHKLGLRGSVTGELILSGAVVPEENLIGTVGNGNAAALKVIGEVGRASMTAICVGILRGCLEESVKFANDRILYGKPISKLQAIQFHIAENRLDYEAANLLLYRAACLKDEGVPTTTEFGMAKHFGTEAASRAAKRTIELMGAYGVINEYPTGRFLRDAITSISSGGTSEIQRIIIAGDTLKKYGS, encoded by the coding sequence ATGAATTTTCATTTTACAGAAGAACAACGATTATTAAAAGAAGCCTTTGACGATTTTGTCAAACAGGAAATTGCGCCAAATGCGGCTAAATGGGACGAAGAAGACTATTGTCCGGTAGAACTGTTTCCCAAGATTGGTGAGTTGGGTATTTTGGGGATCTATGTCCCTGAAGAGTATGGCGGCTCTGGGCTGGGCCATGTGGAAAGAGTCATGGCACTAGAATCCATCGCCCGTCATTCCCCAGGAGTAGCAATGTTTGTGTTTACACATCAGCTGGGTATTTCCGCAATTCTTGATTATGGTACAGAAGAGCAGAAGAAAAAATACCTTCCTCTTTTATGTAGCGGGGAAAAAATCGGAGGTCTTGCAACGACAGAACCGGGAGGAGGTTCTGATGTGGCCGGCCAAAAAACAGAAGCAGTATTAAAAGATGGAAAATGGCATCTCAATGGCCGAAAATGCTTTATTACCAATTCTCATGTGGCAGATTATACCATTCTCACAGCCAAGACAGGCGTTGATGACAAAGGAAGAGGCATTTTTTCAGCAATCCTCGTCGAAAAGGGAACAGAAGGTTTTGCTCCTGGCAGAAAAGAACATAAGCTGGGACTTAGAGGCTCTGTAACGGGAGAACTGATCCTCTCTGGCGCCGTTGTTCCGGAAGAAAACCTCATTGGAACCGTGGGAAACGGCAATGCCGCTGCGCTGAAAGTCATAGGCGAAGTGGGTAGAGCCAGCATGACGGCTATCTGCGTGGGAATCCTCCGCGGCTGCCTTGAAGAGAGTGTGAAATTCGCAAACGACAGAATCCTGTATGGAAAGCCTATCTCCAAGCTCCAGGCGATTCAATTTCATATCGCGGAAAACAGGTTGGATTACGAAGCAGCCAATTTACTTCTGTACCGGGCAGCCTGTCTGAAAGATGAAGGGGTTCCTACCACAACTGAATTCGGCATGGCCAAGCACTTTGGAACGGAAGCAGCTTCAAGAGCAGCAAAGCGTACCATCGAACTCATGGGAGCATATGGAGTAATCAACGAATATCCCACCGGTAGATTCTTGAGAGATGCCATCACTTCCATTTCCTCCGGAGGAACAAGTGAAATTCAACGGATCATTATTGCCGGAGATACGCTGAAAAAATACGGTTCCTGA
- a CDS encoding iron-containing alcohol dehydrogenase, whose amino-acid sequence MANLFFVPQYIITGENAIQLSMPHIRAFGKRALIVTDDTMVKFGNVKKLTDELEKYDILYRIYSGINSEPTHTMIDEGVRIFQQGGFDFLIGIGGGSPLDSMKAIGAVVSNGGSITQYKGKVIEKDLPPTVAIPTTAGTGSEATKVSIITNTDTGVKMLLSDPKLMAKIAVIDPVFTLTVPPAITAATGVDALTHAVEAYTSLKAFPMADMFALSAVKKIFKNIYEVYTNGTNVEARREMAIAAMEGGIAFSNASVTIVHGMSRPIGALFHVPHGLSNAMLLEVCLRFLKPGATDRLCDLAKAIGVYSEGMSEEEGADAFVNAIIELLHKLDIQTLQEFGVKKEEFIKQIPKMASDALDSGSPGNTRRTPSNAQIQELYQELWDSGEKK is encoded by the coding sequence ATGGCAAATCTATTCTTCGTTCCACAGTACATTATCACCGGAGAAAATGCAATCCAGCTCAGCATGCCACATATCAGGGCATTTGGTAAAAGGGCTCTGATCGTAACCGATGATACTATGGTCAAATTTGGAAACGTAAAAAAGCTTACCGATGAATTGGAAAAGTATGATATTTTATACAGAATTTACTCCGGCATCAACAGCGAACCAACTCATACGATGATTGATGAAGGCGTAAGAATCTTTCAGCAGGGTGGATTCGACTTTCTGATCGGTATCGGTGGTGGCAGTCCTCTGGACTCAATGAAAGCCATCGGAGCGGTTGTATCCAACGGAGGCAGCATTACTCAGTACAAGGGAAAGGTCATCGAAAAGGACCTTCCCCCTACCGTGGCAATTCCCACCACCGCAGGAACCGGCTCCGAAGCCACGAAGGTATCCATTATCACAAATACGGATACTGGCGTAAAAATGCTCTTGAGTGATCCCAAGCTCATGGCAAAGATTGCCGTCATCGATCCGGTATTCACGCTTACGGTTCCCCCTGCAATAACTGCAGCTACCGGAGTTGATGCACTGACCCATGCAGTCGAAGCCTACACCTCGCTGAAAGCCTTCCCTATGGCAGATATGTTCGCCTTATCCGCCGTAAAGAAGATCTTCAAGAATATCTATGAGGTCTATACCAACGGCACCAATGTGGAAGCCAGGCGAGAAATGGCCATTGCGGCCATGGAAGGCGGCATCGCTTTCAGCAACGCCTCTGTGACCATCGTCCACGGAATGAGCCGCCCCATCGGAGCGCTCTTCCATGTCCCCCACGGCCTCTCCAACGCCATGCTCCTTGAGGTCTGCCTCAGATTCCTGAAGCCCGGTGCAACAGACAGATTATGCGATCTGGCCAAGGCGATCGGAGTTTACAGCGAAGGAATGAGCGAAGAAGAAGGCGCCGATGCCTTTGTAAACGCCATTATTGAGCTGCTTCATAAGCTTGATATCCAGACATTGCAGGAATTCGGCGTAAAAAAAGAAGAATTTATAAAGCAGATTCCGAAAATGGCTTCGGATGCCCTGGACAGCGGAAGCCCCGGAAACACGAGAAGGACGCCCAGCAATGCTCAAATTCAGGAGCTCTATCAAGAGCTCTGGGACTCAGGCGAAAAGAAATAG
- a CDS encoding MoxR family ATPase, translating to MTKEWQNQFNGSGDYIVSPELKDAVNISIALQKPLLIKGEPGTGKTMLAEAIASALDKELIIWNIKSTTKAQDGLYLYDTVQRLYDSQFGDGDVRDIHRYIKLGKLGEAFLADEQSVLLIDEIDKADLEFPNDLLWELDRMEFYINETKETIRAKHRPIVIITSNAEKELPDAFLRRCIFHYIEFPGPEKMTEIVDVHFPDLCKKILDQALEAFYRLREMNDLQKKPGTSELLDWMQALTLSGIPVVKIKELPFLGVLLKKNQDMDTFAEIEEKGYTAKRWI from the coding sequence ATGACAAAAGAATGGCAAAATCAATTTAACGGAAGCGGGGATTATATTGTTTCCCCTGAATTGAAAGACGCAGTGAATATTTCTATCGCCCTGCAGAAACCTTTGCTGATCAAAGGGGAGCCGGGAACGGGCAAGACAATGCTGGCGGAAGCGATTGCCTCTGCTCTGGATAAGGAATTGATCATCTGGAATATAAAATCAACGACCAAAGCGCAGGACGGGCTTTACCTATACGATACAGTCCAGAGGCTCTATGACAGCCAATTCGGCGACGGTGACGTAAGAGATATTCACAGATACATAAAGCTTGGGAAGCTGGGAGAAGCGTTTTTGGCAGACGAACAGAGCGTATTGCTAATCGATGAGATCGATAAAGCAGATCTGGAATTTCCAAACGATCTTTTATGGGAACTGGACAGAATGGAATTCTATATCAATGAGACGAAAGAAACGATTCGGGCAAAACACCGCCCCATTGTAATCATCACCTCCAATGCAGAAAAAGAACTGCCGGATGCTTTTTTGAGAAGATGTATCTTTCATTATATAGAGTTTCCAGGCCCAGAAAAGATGACTGAGATCGTGGACGTTCATTTTCCTGATCTGTGTAAAAAAATTCTCGATCAGGCACTGGAAGCATTTTATCGTCTGAGAGAAATGAATGATCTGCAGAAGAAACCGGGGACCTCCGAGCTTCTGGATTGGATGCAGGCATTGACGCTTTCGGGAATCCCTGTAGTGAAGATCAAAGAACTGCCTTTTCTTGGCGTTTTGCTTAAGAAGAATCAGGACATGGACACCTTTGCCGAGATTGAGGAGAAGGGATACACTGCAAAGCGTTGGATCTAA
- a CDS encoding 3-oxoacid CoA-transferase, translating to MKHMKIITAEEAAAQIRDGDTVAHGGFVSSGIPEALIAALEQRWLNSGTPRDLTYFYAGSAGNRDGHGGDHLAHKGMIKRVIAGHYNTAPALGKCILNNEIEGYNLPQGTLSQLCRDIAGKKLGTITHVGLETYVDPRKGGGKLNDITKEDIVEVVNILGQEKLLYKAFPIHVAFLRGSYADEAGNVTLEREVGLNEVTALAQAAKNSGGKVFVQVEKIVKEGTLDPRLVKIPRIYIDALIVADPKDHEQTYGCQFDPSLTGEIRVPVTSISAPPLSAKKIIGRRGAMELTENTVVNLGIGIPEFIAAVANEEGIGDYMTLTVEAGPIGGIPAGGARFGASVNPECILAHHEQFDFYDGGGIDLAFLGLAQTDQFGNINVSKFGPRLSGCGGFINITQSSKRVFFCGTFTASGLETAVEDGKLKILKEGTEKKFLSMVEQITFSGDLASRLGQQVMYITERAVFELRNDGIYLIEIAPGIDLQKQILDLMDFTPKMVGTPKLMDEKIFRDSIMGLKDNASLQSDS from the coding sequence ATGAAACACATGAAAATCATCACAGCGGAGGAAGCTGCAGCGCAAATCAGAGACGGTGATACAGTAGCACACGGGGGTTTCGTCAGCAGCGGAATTCCCGAAGCATTAATTGCCGCTTTGGAACAAAGATGGCTGAACAGCGGTACCCCCCGAGATCTTACATATTTTTACGCCGGTTCTGCCGGAAACAGAGATGGACACGGCGGAGACCATCTTGCGCATAAAGGGATGATCAAGCGGGTCATAGCGGGGCATTACAACACTGCCCCGGCCCTTGGAAAATGCATTCTGAACAACGAAATCGAGGGCTATAACCTGCCCCAGGGCACACTCTCTCAACTTTGCAGAGACATTGCCGGCAAGAAGCTCGGCACCATCACCCACGTAGGGCTAGAGACCTATGTCGATCCACGCAAAGGCGGAGGAAAGCTCAACGATATCACAAAGGAAGACATCGTTGAAGTAGTTAACATTCTGGGGCAGGAAAAACTTCTCTATAAGGCATTTCCCATCCATGTGGCCTTTCTGAGAGGCTCCTATGCAGATGAAGCAGGCAATGTTACTCTGGAGCGGGAAGTGGGCCTCAATGAGGTCACCGCTTTGGCTCAAGCTGCAAAAAACAGCGGGGGCAAGGTATTCGTTCAAGTTGAAAAAATCGTCAAGGAAGGAACACTGGATCCTCGTCTTGTGAAAATCCCGAGGATCTATATCGATGCCCTTATCGTTGCTGACCCAAAGGATCACGAACAAACCTACGGCTGCCAATTCGATCCATCACTTACGGGTGAAATTCGAGTGCCAGTGACCAGTATCTCTGCGCCTCCCCTTTCCGCGAAGAAAATCATCGGACGCAGAGGTGCCATGGAGCTGACAGAAAATACCGTTGTCAATCTGGGAATCGGTATTCCTGAATTCATAGCAGCTGTAGCAAATGAAGAAGGGATCGGGGACTATATGACCCTCACCGTTGAAGCAGGTCCCATCGGAGGTATTCCGGCAGGCGGCGCCCGGTTCGGTGCATCTGTAAATCCTGAATGTATCCTGGCTCACCACGAGCAGTTTGACTTTTACGACGGCGGCGGCATCGATCTGGCATTCTTAGGCCTGGCCCAGACAGATCAGTTTGGCAATATCAATGTCAGTAAATTCGGACCGAGGCTTTCCGGTTGCGGAGGGTTCATCAATATCACTCAGAGCTCAAAGAGAGTCTTTTTCTGCGGAACATTTACCGCCTCCGGTTTGGAAACCGCAGTGGAGGACGGAAAACTTAAGATTCTCAAGGAAGGCACGGAAAAGAAATTCCTCAGCATGGTTGAGCAAATCACCTTCAGCGGAGATCTTGCATCAAGACTTGGTCAGCAGGTCATGTATATCACTGAGCGAGCGGTTTTCGAACTTCGTAATGACGGAATCTATCTCATCGAAATCGCTCCTGGAATCGATCTACAGAAACAGATCCTTGATCTGATGGATTTTACCCCCAAAATGGTGGGAACACCGAAATTGATGGATGAAAAAATTTTTCGAGACTCCATTATGGGCTTGAAAGATAATGCCTCCCTGCAAAGTGATTCATAA